One segment of Halococcus salsus DNA contains the following:
- a CDS encoding MFS transporter, with product MRVTRILRSSPVVVVIFASTLVAVMGVSLISPVLPAVQEAWGISEGQASLLLSAFTLPGIFLTVPIGVVADRIGRKPVLIPALAVFGLCGGAIVLVPDFTLVLVLRGIQGAASSAIMMVTITLLGDLFTGEERRVLIGTNAAILAIGAAGYPLLGGALATIAWSVPFACFLLALVIIIPGITVLQEPDRSESDAEPSVYAFLTGPTPLRPFAVLYTAIFGIFVVLYGAQLTLLPFLLDNSYQLSSAGIGLLLGLPALAMGATATQSGRILRTFTSFQSIALGFVSYGVGLAVVARAQSLSTVAGALLLFGFGQGLAEPITDTALNELAPDDFRGSIMSVRTSVLRLGTTVGPPLSVAATGVVGYRGTLFLSGIAAFLIGAVWFTVRTIPRSDEH from the coding sequence ATGAGAGTCACGCGGATCCTTCGGTCCTCGCCCGTCGTCGTCGTGATATTCGCGAGCACGCTCGTCGCGGTGATGGGCGTCTCCCTCATCAGCCCCGTACTCCCGGCCGTACAGGAGGCGTGGGGTATCTCGGAGGGCCAGGCCAGCCTGCTGCTGTCGGCGTTCACGCTCCCGGGGATCTTCCTCACCGTTCCGATCGGGGTCGTCGCCGACCGGATCGGTCGGAAACCCGTCCTGATCCCGGCGCTCGCCGTCTTCGGCCTCTGTGGTGGGGCGATCGTCCTCGTCCCCGATTTCACGCTGGTTCTCGTGCTTCGGGGCATCCAGGGCGCGGCCAGCAGCGCGATCATGATGGTCACGATCACGCTCCTGGGCGACCTCTTCACCGGCGAGGAGCGGCGTGTCCTGATCGGGACCAACGCCGCGATCCTCGCGATCGGTGCCGCCGGCTACCCGCTTCTCGGCGGTGCGCTCGCGACGATCGCCTGGTCGGTTCCGTTCGCCTGCTTCCTCCTCGCGCTCGTCATCATCATTCCCGGGATCACGGTGCTTCAGGAGCCGGACCGAAGCGAGAGCGACGCCGAACCGAGCGTGTACGCCTTCCTCACGGGGCCGACCCCGCTACGACCGTTCGCGGTCCTCTACACGGCGATATTCGGGATCTTCGTCGTTCTCTACGGGGCACAGCTCACGTTGCTACCCTTCCTGCTCGATAACAGCTACCAGCTCTCGTCGGCCGGTATCGGTCTCCTCCTCGGGCTGCCGGCGCTCGCGATGGGAGCCACCGCGACACAGAGCGGTCGGATCCTCCGCACGTTCACGAGCTTTCAATCGATCGCGCTCGGCTTCGTGAGCTACGGGGTCGGGCTCGCCGTCGTCGCCCGCGCCCAGTCGCTCTCCACCGTCGCTGGCGCGCTCCTCCTGTTCGGGTTCGGGCAGGGGCTCGCGGAGCCGATCACGGACACCGCGCTGAACGAGTTGGCCCCGGACGACTTCCGTGGCAGCATCATGAGCGTGCGAACGAGCGTGCTCCGACTCGGGACGACGGTCGGGCCACCGCTGAGCGTCGCCGCCACCGGCGTCGTGGGC